ACCATTGGCAATATTATTATAAAAGAAATGTAATAATTTTCGTATTAAACCTCACATAAATTATTTAAACTTTTGTAGAATTTTGCTAAGTTCATCAACAAATTTACCAGGGTCAGCTAAAGCTTTGCGAAGAGAAATATTCAAGATATTGCCGTTCCTGTTGTAATTTCCAGAAGTTTTATTTAAAATAATGTAATCAGCCATACTTTCTGCAAACGCAGCACTCTTGTTGACCGTACTTCTACGATCTCTCGCAACAAAAAATATCAAATTTGGCTTTATACACCTAAGGGCACTGTTTCCTTCGATAATTATATTATCTCCAAGTTGCGTAAGAGAAGATTTTAGCAAAGAACCTATATCCTTTGCCTTTCCATGAATCCAAACTACTTTCCTTGCACCCTCTCTTATAAAAAATGCTGTATCCTTGTTGTCTTTCAAAAGCTCAGATTCATCAACCTCAACAGCACTTTTGAGTTTATCGGACGGAGTAAGCTTTACTACATCGAAAATACCAGGGTATAAAGAAAGTATAACCCGTATTAATGTCGTTTTCCCGGAATTACTTCCATTGCCTGTAACAACAATTATCATTGTCTTTTTCTATTACTTCTTGGTCTCTTTTTATTTTCGAACTTGAATCGCACTTTATAATAATTATCAAAATACAAAAAAGCAGAAAAAGGTTTCCCATTTTTTGACAAAAAATCAGTAAGAAGTTCTGTCGTCTTGTTATTGAGAAGATTTACAACAATATCTTTTGTAATTCGTTTATTGCCCAGTACTTTTTTAATGTAAAAAGTACATCCATCATCCCTTTTAGAACAAAAATACGTTTCTTTCCCCTCCAATATATCGGCACCGCACTTCGGGCATTTACCGATAGGGGTTGAATTTAATAGTTCGTCCTTTTGCCTTTCAGGGAAAAGGAAGCTAACTTTACTGTCAACAAGAGCAATATCCGCATCAAAACGCTTTCGCGCTTTTGAAACAAAACCTGTCATATGTATCGTTTTACCTTTAAGCAATTTCTCGGCAATCTCTTTTGTTATTGTCTTGTTCAAAAGTTTCTTCCAGATAATAAAATCGCAAGTTTTTTCTGCTCTCTTAATACAAGAAAATGCTTTTGCTGTTTCTACTACATCGGCACCACACTTCTGGCATTTACCGATAGGCTTGCCATCACCTATTACTACAGTGCTGTTACTTTTATAATCTTTTACCTTTTTTACAATACTAGAGATAAGTTGTTTTATGCCGTTCATAAATTCATCTGACTGAAGTTTTCTTTTTTCAATATCTCGTAACTTTTTTTCCCATTCACCAGTAAGCGCCGGGTCTAAAATTTCACCGGCACTAATCGTCATCACCAGATCAATGAGTCTCATTCCTTTATCCAACGGAACAAGATTTTTACCAGACCGCTCTACGTATCCCACACTGATAAGCCGTTCTATGATACTCGCTCTTGTAGCGGGGGTGCCCAATCCTCTTTCTTTCATAGCTTCCTTTAACTCTTCATCTTCAACAAGCTTACCAGCTGTTTCCATAGCAGTAAGTATGGTAGCGTCAGTATAACGGGCAGGAGGTTGGGTTTCTTTTTCAAGAAGATCTATTTTATCCAATAAAACTTTCATTGCCTCTTTGACATTTACTAATACATTTTTCTCCTGAACGTTGTACACTATCCTCCAGCCTGGTTCTTTAATCCTTGAAAGTTCGGTTTTAAACATTTCTTTTTCAACAATAGTTTTGAAAGAAAGCCTTTCAACAACAGCGCAAGAAAAGAACACGGACAAAAATCTTCTTGCTACAAGGTCAAATATATTTTGCTCGTCTCCTTTCAATTGTGAAAATACAGGCACTTTGCCAGTAGGAATAATTGCAAAATGGTCAGTTACGCCTTTATCATTAACTACTCTCGAGTCAAGTTTAATTTGCTTTGAAAGAATTTCCTCAATAAATTTATCATATGGATGAACAAAAATTCCTTTTATGATCTTCTCCACTTCAGAAACCATTGATTTAGGTAGATACCTGCTGTCCGTTCTCGGATATGTAATAAGTTTTTTG
The Caldisericota bacterium genome window above contains:
- a CDS encoding DNA topoisomerase 3: MKKALIVTEKPSVAHDIAKVLGGFSNKKDYLESEQFVLTWALGHLVTLFEPEDYDKKLKFWQLTTLPIIPDKFQFKPIEKTKSRLSLIKKLMKRSDIDVIVNACDAGREGELIFRNIFHIISPGKKTVKRLWLSAMTEEEISKGFAHLQNSKEFDSLGTAALLRMESDWIVGINATRAFTRRWGSGETLSLGRVQTPTLSIICIREQAIKNFKKEQYFELEGIFAAKNISYKGTHIDKKGNTRIKTKKEASTLLEKVKGKEGNVLNIKRSEKKKPHPLLYDLTELQRDANRRFGYSAQRTLNIAQRLYESKKLITYPRTDSRYLPKSMVSEVEKIIKGIFVHPYDKFIEEILSKQIKLDSRVVNDKGVTDHFAIIPTGKVPVFSQLKGDEQNIFDLVARRFLSVFFSCAVVERLSFKTIVEKEMFKTELSRIKEPGWRIVYNVQEKNVLVNVKEAMKVLLDKIDLLEKETQPPARYTDATILTAMETAGKLVEDEELKEAMKERGLGTPATRASIIERLISVGYVERSGKNLVPLDKGMRLIDLVMTISAGEILDPALTGEWEKKLRDIEKRKLQSDEFMNGIKQLISSIVKKVKDYKSNSTVVIGDGKPIGKCQKCGADVVETAKAFSCIKRAEKTCDFIIWKKLLNKTITKEIAEKLLKGKTIHMTGFVSKARKRFDADIALVDSKVSFLFPERQKDELLNSTPIGKCPKCGADILEGKETYFCSKRDDGCTFYIKKVLGNKRITKDIVVNLLNNKTTELLTDFLSKNGKPFSAFLYFDNYYKVRFKFENKKRPRSNRKRQ